TATACAATatcacaaattcaataaaattatcaatacctcttactaataatttttaaaatattataaacaaccATATAAATTAAGTTTCtgtaacatataagaaaaattacaaaaaatgttacaaaGAAATGAGCATATAGGTATATGACTACGAATAAATAagcgtataccggatcaatttttaaattgttattattttataatatagattttgattaagatttatacacaaattaAATACGatcacaaaaaagaaaatgcaaatatgattaataaaacacaaatataaaaattaaatttctaaaaaaaaaaatttaaagcaaCAAATATATCTGTTTTTGTAAAAGCGGGTAAGAGCAGCAGTAACGGAGGCTCACAACGAATCCTTAGTGATTAATCATAGGTATATTAGACtagaataatattattatatgcAAATGCTCTAAGGATCAGTCCTTAAATAAAGAATTTAAAGATTCAATCCTTAGCCACGTGGTGTTTTGTTATTGGGTGGGTCGAAACATGCGTTTCGTTTGAAAAAAATAGATCTCATTCTTGACTGAAGCCGAGAAAAAAAATCCGCTCTCGACGAGGAAAAGATGGATCTCATTCTCGGAATCATTTTCACGATACACGTATACATGAACAATTGAAAAATGATTTAGTTCAAAATATTTGGAACAAATCTGGTGATGaagattaataattattatatctttatatttaattatgcaataaataaaattttaaatttcacatatttaataaaaattaaatttcactttaaaagaaatattattttattcttaagaATTCTTAATTGAGAAATACTATTGGATACACTATTTTGACTAGAATctttaactattcaaaaaaaaatactaaaataatcataaagaCTCCAAGAAGGAGTTCACCATTGTGGATGTTCTAAAAATCTAATGTGACAATAAATCTACGAGATTcttattacaaaagaaaaatagtttcataattattaaagaaaagaaaagggaaAGTCTTTTACCAAATTGTCCTGAACAGAGGAAAGGAGTCCAGAGACTCAACACTTTTGAAGATCCGTATatcaaagagagagaagacCAAACTCTGCAACTCAAAGGTCATCTGATTCGTGGATCGGAGCTGTCTGAATAGCATCAGATAATAATAGCAATTTATGCATCAAAGTCTCTGTTCACCTCTAATGGCGTGAAACCTCAGATGCTCTAGTTCATCCAGGTACTACTAACTCTTGCCTCTTGGTCGAAAGCTGAAACCTTTGTCTACAAATCGATTAACCCACAAGGAACAACAACTTTTGGTTCTGTCTGAATGAATTGAAGTTCCGTAAGATGTCGGAAAAGAGCATGCTTTCCTCAAGACTCCTCTTTTACACGATAACAGTATCGACGCTGCTATTCAtcgtctcttctctcttcttcctccaacGCAACGACTCTTCTTTCACTTCAAGCTTAGTCCGCAAGCTGATTCTTCCAAGAACAGACATCAAGAACGAGCAAACCGGTATTAAACCGGTCTCGTGTGGTGTGTTAAAGGTGTTCATGTACGATCTCCCCTCTGAGTTTCACTTCGGGCTATTGAACTGGCACAAGAAAAGGTCCGAGACTTGGCCTGATGTCAAGAACGTTAGCACAGTCCCGTCTTATCCTGGTGGGTTGAATCGTCAACACAGTGTAGAGTATTGGCTCACGCTTGACTTGTTAGCTTCAGAGACACCTGAGGTTAAGAGACCATGTCGTGCAACTAGAGTGAAGAGTTCTATCGAAGCTGACATTGTCTTCGTGCCCTTCTTCTCCTCGTTGAGTTACAATAGGAAGTCTAAGCTCACTGGGAACGAGACCACCAGTGTTGATAGACTGTTGCAGGAGAGACTAGTTGAGTTCTTGAAAAGTCGTGACGAGTGGAAGAGATTTGATGGGAGAGATCACTTGATAGTAGCTCACCATCCAAACAGTTTGCTCTATGCAAGAAACTCGCTTGGCTCTGCAATGTTTGTTCTCTCGGACTTTGGTAGGTACCCATCATCGATTGCTAATATTGAGAAAGATATCATTGCTCCTTACGTGCACGTTGTTAAGACTGTCTCCAACAATGAGTCAGCTCCGTTTGAGAAGCGTCCTGTGTTGGCGTATTTCCAAGGAGCTATCTACAGAAAAGATGTAAGTGTTTTATTCTACTAATGTTTTGTGTTGTATCCCTAGAACTTGGCATACTGGTTTGGTTAGTTAGGGTTTGTTTTCTGGGTCGGTTAGTTCGGTTTGGTCGAAATCTTGCCGAATTGAACCGAaaaagtttggtttggtttcaaaaatttctacagAACTTAACCGAAGTTTTCAAATTCTgttaaattttggtttaaattgGTTAAAATTTAGGAAAATTTTGGTTAAGTTCAGTTATTTCGGTTAGTTCGATtagtttggtttagatttttgTTAGTTCGGTTAATTCAGTTCGGAAATTTGGTTAAGATTGATAATAGTTtggttgttttcttttttttgaaaacgaaccaaaaaccaaaacggatttttttttttaagttgcaGAATTGAACCGAACCTACTAACTGAACGGAACCGGAAACCGAACTTTTTGGTTCAGTTCGGccggtttggttcggttaatCCTAGATAGAACACATGTCAATAATGGTCAAATGTTTTGTTGCAGGGTGGAACTATACGGCAAGAACTGTATAACCTCCTTAAAGATGAGAAAGACGTTCACTTTGCATTTGGAACCGTAAGAGGGAACGGGACTAAACAAACCGGTAAAGGCATGGCTTCTTCCAAGTTTTGTCTCAATATTGCAGGTGACACGCCTTCCTCTAACCGTCTTTTCGACTCCATCGTTAGCCATTGTGTTCCGGTTATAATCAGTGATCAGATCGAGCTTCCATTTGAAGATACGCTAGACTATTCAGGTTTCTCTGTGTTTGTGCACTCTTCTGAAGCTGTGAAGAAAGGGTTTTTGGTGAGTCTCCTCAGAGGGATAACAGAGGATcagtggaagaagaagtgggaGAGACTCAAAGAGGTTGTTAGGTGTTTTGAGTATCGGTTTCCTTCTCAGCCTGGAGATTCAGTGGATATGATTTGGTCTGCGGTTTCGCATAAGCTTTCTTCACTTCGGTTTGATGTTCATAAAAAGAATAGGTACCGTAGATCTGAAGTTTTTGATAGAAGTTTATCAActtaaaaaaatcatgtatgTGAGGATGCTATTTGAAAAAAGACTCATTCTCTGTTCTTGCCTCATTTATGTTTTCTCCTCTTGAAGTTGAAGAGCAAAGTATATAACTCAGCTGGTCCAAATTCAGACATTAAACAGAGAAGTCTTAGGTTTGAGAAAGACAAAACAAGCAGATCTTTACAAAGAAGTAGGTTTATTTGACCGAACATGACTCAATCTAAGTTTGCACTCTGCAATTCTGTGGCAATCTTTGAGCATAGAtgtagatgatgaagaagaccATTCTCTAAGAACCCCAAATGGGTCTCCCCCATTAATCATGCTGTCAGAGCCTTAAAAGCTCTCCTGGGagagaagaaaatgaaacatttAGCTACAACATGTGTTTATCAGTTACCATATGCTCtgttattatttttggtatCACATTCTCAAACTGTAGCTGAATGGTTCATGCTGTTTGCTTGGGTGGATTACCAATGTATATTCTTATGCAAAACGAATTGACACTCGTGTTGTAAATTTTGGAACCTGAAGGCTTTAGGTGTTGTGTTGAGTTTGGTCTCTAACTTGCTTGTCAAAGTTTTCTTACGACGGTCTACTACTACACAATGAGTAGTTTCTGCACAATAGTCTGTCCCAAAAAATTGAGCGTGTCAAATTTAGAAGGATATTGGATGGCAGATAAACAAACAGAATAACAACTCCTCAAGTTACTGGAGATACAAACTCTGATTTTTGTAGTTGATGAAAATGATGCTGATGCTCTCAAGGCAAGATTTCTCGTCATGGAGGTGAATATTTGCTTCTGGTAAGTAATTAGGACAATGAGGCGGTGATTCTTTACGATATCTTTTTGCCTGCTCCAAGTCTCATGGCTTTGTAATTAAAGAAGAAACTttgtactctctctctctctctctctctttcctcttgTGCAGAGCACATTTCTTGATGATTCGGTATCCATAGAGGACACCAAagattatgaaaatacatatttatctCAGGTGAGGCTCCCTGTCTCTTTGAAATTTTGTAATTGTATATTATCTCTGTTTCAATTTATTCATAGCTGTATACTAAaatttttgattcaaaataagtatcattattttatgattttaataaaaatatattaattttatataatattttattttttttgttagttgaAATATGATTATATGTATAGACAATCATATTTtatacagaaaatataaaaattaacttttttttaatatatgtgcaCAAAcgacaaaataaaacaatataataaacatatatgttataatatataaaatattattatttgtaaataaaaatatattgatttattatttcatgATTTATAAGACTATGTGAATTACTTCtatttacaaataatatttatcttattttataaaatacaatatttttttactttttgttcattattctattttctattctGTTCTAGAGTAAAATATGGAATGAAATGGAAATACCTTACAAAACTTTTGTTTATGCACCGCTTAAACAACCATTCACGTGCTTTTTAAATCACCATCTATAAAATCGTAAAGAAAGCCCATATGATTTATGATCGGTCTTACAGTTTAGCATTGTCTTCAGTTTTTTGTCTGATATGTGTGATGCTCCATCACTCGATCAGCAGTAAGTTTGGTTTCTGCCGCGTAAAGTGATAAGAAATGGACTaacttttttggtcaaacaaacGAGCTTGACTACTTCCATGCCAACCTCTTGTTTTTCTCGAACtaccaataaataaattagcATGGGAACAATTATgtattctctctgtttcaaaataatgtatgttttagagttttacatttattaaaaaatcttcTGCATTATTTCTGTGTTTAACTGTTTACTGTAATTTTTATAagatcaaaatttagtaaacacaattaatatctttgaaatttataatttgtcattattatatatattaaaaaatataataagaattttttataaatatttttttttctaaaatatagatCATTCTTAAACGGAGAGAGTAGTTGTTATCAATAATGACTAATGGCTTGTTAACGTAACAACGATTAATAAgtttattatgtttaaaatgtGAGTGTGAACATTTGAACATTAGGTTTTAGTCTTACAATAATGTTTATTGTTGGAACCCAATTTTTATAAGCTCTGGACTGAGTAAAAAAATTGGATaactttgaatattttttttaatctcaatgGCTGgctaaaattttgatttaatgtGAAAATTATTACATTAGTTTTGAAAGCATAATGGCTGATTAAGATGATCCATAAATTTTCTTGGACTTTAAGAGAAAAAATTGGTGACCAAGTTAAGCAAAATTTGGTGAGTCAGTTAAACCAACTTAGCGACCAAGATAATCTCtatataaatagagaaatcGTCTCttcagaaaaaatatatttcaaacacacacaaaatacaAGTTTTTCACAAGCAAAACTCTTTAGGTATTCTTTTTTTGAAGTGAGTGTCTCTAGAGTATTTATAGTAGTTATACTTCATAGATTTTGTTTTGAGGGCAGTGAAACAGTCTCATCGTGGTATCCTAGAATTCAAAAATGCATAGAAACCATCTCATATTACCGGTGATTTATTGAGTTAAAGAAAGAGATCAAATTCAACTCCACAAATTCATCTATTTTCTTAATGAtttcttaaactttttatagtctttatattatgtttatatgttttatgtttcGTGATTTTCAATCAAAATCTTCTTACTTATAGCTTGAACCgattatatattacaaaaaaaatatttatatctaacgattttataaatagtttttcaaaatatttttaaatcgacCTTAAATGATCTTCGAAAGCACTTTAGCTATTCTCCAGACATTCAGATCAATAAGACATATTGTATAAGAAAATGATTTATGCGATAGTCTCTGATAGGTTCGCAATctcgtttttaaaaaaatataaaaatgatttattgaGTTAATGAAAGATATCAAATCTTTTACTTTATGAATTCGTTATTtccttaataattttttaaatgttttacagTCTTTAGATTATCACTTATATGCTTGCTGTTGATTTTCAATGAGGATTTTCGAGGTCCTACATTTATAGCTTTTGTTCCTGTGTTTGCTTCAAAAAAAGCCTTTGTTCTTGTGCTTTTTGTTCTTCTGTTATCTCTTGACTAGTgtgtatataataatttttttcacgTTTTCAAGAAGGGTTTGCATCAAGTAAACGAGATAGATGAACACATGGTTTAGACATTTTTTATCAACGTAATTTGAACATTGTCAGACGCGTGATTTTCGTAAACTTTTTAGCTTCTCAAATTTCGTTTAAACTTTCCAACTATATATATAGCATGCGACGTTGAACTGCAAGTCTGCAACAAGTAGTAAACAACCATTCCAAGTCTTAATTAACTAATAGAAACAAAATGTGATCACTAGTGACCGCGTCCAACATTTCATGACCTAGAAAGTCACACTATAGTACAAAATCGTAGGACTAGGACCGCGTGTACTTGCAGTTTATTTAGATGCTAGCTGAGTTATGGTTTGGTTTCATTATATTATTATCTGAAAACCTtgctaatattttttaatagctCGTATGATAAATAACAATTTGACTTATAAAGTCAAGTCACTTATAGTCTGATTAATATATTCGTTTTGACGACGATGATTCAGTTTGACAGGAAAAATATGATAGGTCTATCAAATAGCTGGTGAGCCGTCATAATCATCGTATGGACTTTGGACTAAAATGTGTATATTGGTTATTTCAGGGAAATTTTGGGGAAATTGCTACAACCTTTCTATACTATCCTGTCTCCTCTCACTCTTGACGACATTATGATTCATTCATAAATGAAAGTAAACCTTTGTATTTTCAGTGTGTTTTCGttttacattaaaaatgtttaaataattttataaccgGGACGTGAATTGATGATTTTTCAAAGAGCCACTTTCCTAGCAAAGAAGCTGGTTAGACTGAATTGATTccttaaataatatataggacTATACAGATAACAATAGATGGATTTATAATCGTTGTAGAAACAAGGTCGATATTTGTAAAATGGAATCATGTAGAACGGATTCGTCATTGGCAAAGTAGAAAAATGGAAGAATATTAAAGACTGATGTTAAAGTAAGAAATCTGAGAAAATGCATCATGTTAAAATGAATCTAAGCTAAGATATGATCAGCAAGGCACATAAGAATTTagtcaaaaagtaaatattGTGGGTGTAtcgaatctgaaatttgaagtatttaatttttaatgaatttgtaAATGAATTTGTAGATGATTGCaggatattataaaatttggtgtgatttttgttaaaacactctagAATTCCATGTAAAAcagtgagattttttttttataattaaggAACTCCTCtaaaatactataaaaatatttaaagtacTCTAAAATTTTcatcttaaattttgtttaataacattgaattttagagtattttataaaatatcaagtttaataacactggatttaaagtatttttttaaatttatgtttgaataacagtgaatttttattttaatataaatcagttaaaactctcggttgaatacattCATGtgtatattttctgttttggaGTTGATTTTAACTATGACCACATATTTTTGATTAATGATATCAGTTATTCCGATCGGATCCGAATCTGTCAATTAAAATTTGATCTAAATTTTCCATATTGGTTATgcttttcattttgttttgaaccgttgatttcatttttgtttcatatCTTACACTAAAAATCTCACTAATCCGTTGGGAAAATGATCATTAAATTCCTGAAATATTTGAAACTAACACTTTTATTCCTCAGCTATCTACTATGCAATTTAAATCCTCAAATGATCGTTGACTTGGCAACATTAAGACAGAAGTTATAATTAgttttctttaattgttttgttaattttcttCGTATTTTCTGCACCAAATCAAAACCTCAATCTTTAAATAGATGTACTCCAAATAAGAAACCCAGAATCCTAAATCATTTCCACACTACTACGGTCTTTAGTTCAAAGTCGGGTACTGTGGTTTCGATGACTTAACCTGAAGGAACACTGATCTGAACTGTGAGAGAAAATTAAATAAGGAATGAAGGGATGATAAACAAAGCTAAGTGATGTTTTCTATGGTAGCTTTTTGGTAGAGATTGATTTTGATGTAAATAAGAGGAACAACAAGAATAAAAGGTTGCAGAGACAATATACCTCTTGAGCTTGGTACTTGTGCACAAATGATTGAGACAAATGTTGGTAACACTTAAACTTGAGAAATAAGATAGATTCGTTGATTAGTTTTGTGTAAttagttttgtttgaaaatCTGGTATTTTCCCGAAGCTATATAGGTTTCATTTGTCATCTTAAGgatgtatttgttttttttcttaagatttCTAATTTCATACTCTGTTTCCTGGGACATCCaagaaacaaaattcaaaattttgtttattcAAGTTTAAATTCATATGAGAATTCCAAAACTTTGGTTAAGAAAAATTTGTAATCAGAAAACAAGCAGGTACAACTTTGTCAAATAGATTCAAGGTTCTGTGTTTGATTTAGGGGAAAATCAATCAAGGGGTTTTGCTTTTGATTTGTAGATTTCgagattgagattttatttGGGGAAGGAGGTGACGAGAAGTGGAAATAAATCGGAATCACTTTTAAACTTAATGTTTGCCATCTTGTTTTTAACGTGGACTTTTCTTATGTTTAAAGTCAAGTCAACAAACATTTGAGGATTTAAATTACATAGTAGATAGTTGAGGAATAAAGTGCTAATTTCAAATACTTCAGGAATTTAATGATCAATTTCCCCTAATCCGTTCCAAATTTACAAAACGTCAGAACAAGTGCAACGAAGTACAGCTATTACCATCATATCCATCACATGTTGTCAGTCCGTCAAATTGCTTTTTTTCTGTCATTACAATCCATTGTATCTGTATATATCTCTGAATCTTTATTTTGGTAAATCCTTGGAGAGGTAACCAAAAATACAtgcacatataaaatataatatccaTCTCATGTGATCCAAGTCAGTGGCGGAACCACATAGTGTTGAGGGGGTTCAGTTGACCCCTAtgacttttgaaaaaaaaatgaatttagcTTAGGAACACTGTTTTTTTCTGGATCATTTGGTTAAAATACCTTACTCTGACCCCCATGTCACATGATCTAACCTCTTCAGTTAcccatttaaaaattttgaccCCTATAAGATATTGTGCTGGCTCCGTCACTGATCCAAGTCCAACAAAAGTTTGAAAAACACTTGTTAGTATATTTTAGATTTCTTAATTTACATCATTAACATGTTACATTTTGTAGCTTCTAGCCTTTAAATCCATTACTACCACCCCAAGTATTATTATGTATCTTACACTATTTTATCAACATATATCTATGTTTCTCGAGCAACACTGTCTACTTATTcacatatatacattttaaggttaaaaacataattttatttttctaattcaGTTTATACTTCCATACTTCATAGTAATAGACCAACCAAACACGAGTTTCCTTCTTTCTTTAgattaacaatattaaattgtaatgtgaataaataaaagatagaATGAAAGAAAAGTGTGATTCATTTGAAGAAagaataaaaacgaaaatttctGAGTAGTTAACTTAGCAATTCTGAGAAATTTGTGTGAAAATGAAATGAATTCTACAATATTAAATGGGATCCAGCTACATCCGTCTCCTATTTATTGAGGGACGTATCCATAATCCATATCATCAAATATCTtacttgaacaaaaaaaaacagaaatttcttatagaaaaaacaaacaaaatatttaaacaaaccACTCACCATTTCTCTTTTGTTCGTTCTCTAAGCAATCTCCAATGGCCTCCCTTCATCTTTCTTCTCGTTTTCTGGCCACAAACACTAAAAAACACAGCTCCATATCCACCTCTCATCATTACTCTCCAGCTCCATTCACCAGATTATTCTTCCGCAaggtttttttgtttctctttcttttgagttctgttcttcttttgtctttttttttttggtcaacgttctcttgttttttttttcaagaacgTAAGATtacattaacttttttttaaaggcTTTCATAACATTACTTTAACCGAGAAACCTATATGGATGGTTGCAGAAGTTTAAGTCGTGTTCGATGTCTATGAATGGATGCGAAGGGGATTTCAAGACGCCACTTGGTACAGTGGAGACGAGGACTATGTCCACTGTTTTGTCTCCGACAGCCGCCACTGAGAGGCTAATATCCGCCGTTTCCGAGCTCAAATCTCAACCTCCGCCGTTTTCCTCCGGCGTCGTCCGGTTACAGGTACATAGACTATcctctatttttaatttaagagATAACCAGTTTTCACGTCAATGAAAGAATCCGATCACGCCACGTGGTTTCTTTGGATTGGTTTTCTGGTGATATCGCTTTCTGATTCGTTTCTTAAAGCCTAAGCATTTAAGTTTGCTTCTTTTAGCTGGATCCAAATGGTTTAAGGCATCTTCATCCAACTCTATAATTTAATccatttataaagtaaatagagtaaattatggagtgagAATGGAGATGTTCTTAGTGGGTTTAAAGAGAATCATTTAGTAGATGAAAACATATAAAGAGAGATGATATACTTATTTACCACTCCTTCTATTTCTATATAGCTgtaattccttttttttttgtaacactgtATCCTAGATTCCTAGTGCTTATTATCATTATcgcaccaaaaaaaaaggttagtgCCTTTGGTAGTTTAATCATATAGACAAAAAGCTATGGCTAGTATTAGTAATGACCAAGACAGAAGAAGATGTGGCTAATCTAACACTAGTACTATtattaatctatcttattaaaacagaaacattctgttggacctaacatttattttgtaagttttaaaattaaatacacttttatattttatagttaaacctacattaaatcactaatgttactttctttatactactatccatatttccaaacaatatacttatttctttatactattatcaatgtttccaaacaatatattttttatactactatcaatgtttccagacaatacagtaattaatcttagttattttatatctatcattttctctttaaaattttgtagaaacgtcataatttcataaattgcaaaataatgaactttaaattttggattataagattacatatcggtcatccatcagtcatccatcagttcaatcggttagtctcgaggtttagtgatttttttaatatgaatattttaaaaaccaaaattgaattgtcagatctccgaattaacggatataatcacaatcgggttgaatttaaaaacattgatttaaatgcaaaaatattttaaatacacactctttaaaaattaccaaaatatttgttaagttattagtgaaatttattatcgtaaaatattccgcgcttccaaagcgcgggtcaaaatctagtttattattatttcatgAATCACATAGACGAATTGAGTCGTACAAGAATCTAATAaccgaatattaatttatattattcatAAATCATAATGCGGTGGACGTAAAAAAGAACTAATTTCCATTGAGTCAATTTAACTTTGCCAAGTTCAGAGTTCTTTTTTTGACAAACTGAAAAAGTTCAGAGTTGACAGTCAACTGACAAAAATCCACCGTTAATTACTAATTAGGCTAGAAATGTACTAATGGTTTAATGATTTGAGTGGGCCTCAACCGAACCGAACATTTTCCCGCGCAATTTCTCAAAGAACCATAAATTATAtcggttttgtttggtttggttttaggtGCCAATCGACCAGCAAATCGGAGCAATCGACTGGCTTCAAGCTCAGAACGAGATCCAACCTCGCTGCTTCTTCTCCCGCCGCAGCGACGTCGGTCGTCCCGATCTCCTCCTCGACTTGGCCAACGACGAAGAGAACTCGAACGGAAACGGACTTGGAGGCTCATCAGGTCGCGATTTGGTCAGCGTCGCCGGAATCGGCTCCGCAGTGTTCTTCCGTGACCTAGACCCCTTCTCTCACGACGACTGGAGATCCATCCGAAGGTAATGAGATTCACCAGAGTTCTCCACACGTTCTTCGCTTCTCAGCTTATATCTGATTGTTGAGTTGTTTCTGAAGGTTTCTCTCGTCAAAGTCGCCTCTGATTCGTGCCTATGGTGGCATGCGGTTTGATCCCAACGGCAAAATCTCTGTGGAGTGGGAACCATTTGGCGCGTTTTACTTTGCAGTGCCTCAGGTATAAAAGCAcgtgacttttttttttacttaacaaAAAGCACGTGACTTGTTTTGACTAATTGGTTGATATCACGCTACAGGTTGAGTTTAATGAGTTTGGTGGAAGCTCAATGCTGGCTGCAACTCTTGCTTGGGACGATGAACTCTCTTGGACGCTTGAGGATGCTATTGAATCACTTCAGGAGACTATGCTT
The sequence above is drawn from the Raphanus sativus cultivar WK10039 chromosome 7, ASM80110v3, whole genome shotgun sequence genome and encodes:
- the LOC108814539 gene encoding probable arabinosyltransferase ARAD1 — its product is MSEKSMLSSRLLFYTITVSTLLFIVSSLFFLQRNDSSFTSSLVRKLILPRTDIKNEQTGIKPVSCGVLKVFMYDLPSEFHFGLLNWHKKRSETWPDVKNVSTVPSYPGGLNRQHSVEYWLTLDLLASETPEVKRPCRATRVKSSIEADIVFVPFFSSLSYNRKSKLTGNETTSVDRLLQERLVEFLKSRDEWKRFDGRDHLIVAHHPNSLLYARNSLGSAMFVLSDFGRYPSSIANIEKDIIAPYVHVVKTVSNNESAPFEKRPVLAYFQGAIYRKDGGTIRQELYNLLKDEKDVHFAFGTVRGNGTKQTGKGMASSKFCLNIAGDTPSSNRLFDSIVSHCVPVIISDQIELPFEDTLDYSGFSVFVHSSEAVKKGFLVSLLRGITEDQWKKKWERLKEVVRCFEYRFPSQPGDSVDMIWSAVSHKLSSLRFDVHKKNRYRRSEVFDRSLST